TGCTCAGCGCCTTGAGCTTCTCGCCGCGCCCGAGTCCCTCCTCCAAGGCCCGGCGCAGCTCCTCTTCGGACCAGCGCGTTTCGCCGGTGCGGCCCTCCACCAGGAGCACCACCTCGCCGCGGGCCTCTTCGGTCGCGTAGCGCGCCGCGAGCTCGGACAAGGTGCCCCGGGCGAACTCCTCGTGCAGCTTCGTCAGCTCCCGGGCCACGCAGGCGCGACGGTCCCCCCACACCTCGAGCAGGTCCGGCAGCGTCTCCGCGAGCCGACGCGGCGACTCATAGAGCACCAGCGTGGCGGAAAGCTGCGCGACCTCCTCCAGCATGGCCCGGCGCTCGGCGCCTTTGCGCGGGACGAAGCCGAGGAAGTGGAAACGGCCCGTGGGCAAGCCCGAGGCGCTCAGCGCCGCCACCAGCGCGGTGGGCCCCGGGATGGGCACCACGTTCAGCCCCCGCTCCAACGCCTCGGCCACCAGCTTCTCGCCCGGGTCGCTGATGGCGGGACTGCCCGCGTCCGTGACGAGCGCGCAGTCGTCGCCTTCGGCGATGCGGTCGAGGATGCGCCCGGCGCGCTGCCCCTCCGCGAAGGCGGGCAGGCTCACCAGGTCCTTCCCACCAATGCCGAAGTGGTCGAGCAGCACCCGCGAGTGCCGGGTGTCCTCGCACGCGATGAAGCGCACGGCGCGCAGCGTCTCCAGCGCGCGCGTCGTGACGTCCCCCAGGTTCCCGATGGGCGTCGCCACCAGATAGAGCGTTCCAGCCATGGCATCGTCCTCTCACATCCCCGCGTCGAAGGCGCCAGGGATGTGCTCCACCGTGGCGTGCGCACCGCGCCCCACCACTGAAATCACGTCGAAGCGAAGCATCCGCCCCTGCAGCTCATGCGCGAACAGGTAGCGCAGCGCCGCCTTCACCACCCGGCGCTGCTTCGCGAAGGACACGCTGTGAGACGGATCTCCCCAGGTCGCCGTGGAGCGCATCCGGACCTCCACGAAACACACCAGGTCCTCACGCTCCACCACGACGTCCAGCTCTCCGTAGCGGCAAGTCCAGTTACGGTGCCGGACCCGCCACCCCTGCGCCTCCAGGAAGCGGACCGCCGCCTCCTCGCCCGCGTCCCCATACGCCCGCCGCTCCCGCGGCTCCGCCCCGCCCATCCACCCTCCCCGGCGCGCCTCCTGAACGGAGACAACCCGCCACGTTCACCTCTCAGACGTTAACGGGGCCGTCCGACATCTGCGCGAAGCCAGGGTGCGAGGTGACGTGCAGCACCTGAGTCAGCGTGCCCAAGTGCTTCAACATCCGGGCGATGAGGGGCAGCTTCACCTCCTCCATCCCAGAGAAGACATCCTCCAGGAGGAAGGGACGCTTCACCCGGGCGCTCGCCTTCTCCACGACCGTCATCCGCAGCGCCAGGTAGTAGAGGTCCAGGTCCTTCGCCGGCAGCTCGCCCACGGGCACCCGGCGGCCCGCGGTCAGCGCGAAGGCCCGGCCCTCGCGATCCCACTCGATGCCCTGGTAGCGCCGGTCCGTGAGCGCGGTGAGGTACTGGACGCACCGCTCCTTCAGCATCCCCTGCACCGACACCACGTCCGTGGTGAAGACATCCGCGGCCTGGGACAGCAGCGCGGGGGAGGGATCCTCCAGCGGCTCGGCAGGCGCGGCGGCGCCATCCGGACCGGGCGCGGCGGGAGCCGGCGGCGCCTTGGCCAGGACGATGGACTCCTTCACGCGCCCGATCTCACGCTCCACCTCGCGGATGTCACGCACGTAGCTGCCCTTCTGGGTCAGCTCCGCGTTGAGAGACTCCTGCTCCGCCTTGAGCGACTTCATCTGCGTGGCCGCCGCGATGTAGTCCGGATCCGCCTCGATGGCGTGCAGTTGCTCCTGCAGCTCCGTGACGCGGGCGGCGAGCAGCTCCTTGCGCTCCAACGCGGGCGCGATGGCATCCAACGCCTCCACCTCGAGCGCCTTCTGGGCCATTCGCAGCGGCGCGGCCTCGGCTTCGTACTCTTCCAGGATCTTCTTCTCCCGGCTCTCGAAGCGGCCTTCCTTGCTGCCGTGCTGCGTCGCCTTCTGGAGATCATCCACATAGCGAAGCGCGATGAAGGCGGCCACGCCGAAGGCCGGGATGTCGAGCAGCGCCAGGTAACGGAAAGCGCGGTCGACGCTGATGCCCAGGCCCACGGCCAGGCCCAAGAACAGCACGCCCGCGCCCAGGCCCGCCCAGAAGCCCGCGCTCTGCGTCAGCGGCGGCACGGACGCGGGACGAGACTCCTCCTCCAGCTCCCGGTCGGCGTTGAGCCGAGCCAGGGCATCGTCCCGGCGGGCAATGGCCTTTGGGTGGCGATTCACGCGGTTGACGATGTCCTGGGGGAGCCCCAGGGACTCGGGCGTGGGGGCGGCGCGCCACGCGGCCTCCGCCTCCTTGATGGCCACCTTCAACCCCTGGGTGCCCGTCAGCTTCTGTTCGGCGTCGAAGATCTGCGAGGCCACGCCGTCGGCCTTGAACTGGAGGCCGTCCACCTCCGTGGCGGCCACCAGCTCCTGCTCCAGGGCGCGCAGCTTCGCCTCCGCGGCGGGGATGTCCTCGGCGGGCTGCACCGTGGACGCCGACGCCAGCGAGGGAAACTTGCCGGAGGCCTTCGGGTCCAGCTTCCCCGCACCGGCCGCGGCGGCCTTCCGGGGACGCTTCGAGGGGAGCTGGCCCATCTGCAGGCAGTACACCTGCTCGAAGGTGGTCCGCGGCGGCAGGCCCACCTGCCCACGAAGGAACTGGCTGATCTCCGAGGCATCCGAGGACACGAGCTCGGGCTGCTGCGTGGACGCGTTCATCCGGTGCAACGTCCCGGAGCCGCCCAGCTCGCGCAGCACGCGGTACGTCACCCCGTCCACGCCCACCAGCGTCAGCGCGGCCTTGCCGGACTTGGCGCCTGGAGCGACGAAGGCGGCGTCACCACCGCGTCCATCCGCGAACAGCAGCGCGAGGGACAGCCCCGCCAGGGGGCTCATCTCCGCGGAGGGCGGCTTGAGGACGAGGTACCCGCTCTTGAGGGCAAAGCGCCCCGCGGGGGAGAAACCGCGGACGTTCTGGACGGCGACTTCGGCGAATTGCATGGCTCGCGCATGTTAGCGCGAATGAAAAAAGGAGCGTCCTGGATTGGACGCTCCTTTTCACTGCGAAAGCGCGGGAAGCGCTCAGGAGGCCGAGGCGGCCTTCTTGGAGGCCTTCGCGTTCGGCTCCTCGAGCACGTCGACGCGGGCGGCCTTGCCCTTCAGATCGCGGAGGTAGAACAGGCGCTTGCGGTTCACGTCACCGCGCGACAGGACCTCGATCTTCTCGTAGCGGGGGCTGTGCAGGGGGAACACGCGCTCCACGCCGACGCCGAAGGAGAGCTTGCGCACCGTGAAGGTGGCGCGGTGGCTGCCCTTCGTCTTCCGGATGACGATGCCCTCGAACGCCTGCACGCGCTCCTTCTCGCCCTCCTTGACCTTCCAGTGGACGCGCACGGAGTCACCGGTGCTGAACGTGGTGACATCCTGGCGAAGGAACTTGGCCTCGATGTGCTGAATGGCGGCGTGGCGCATGACGAACTCCGGAAAAACTTTGAACTGACGCGATGGTCGCGTGAAAGAGCGGGCCGTACTAACAGAGAGAGCGGTGTCGGACAAGCCCTGATGATCCAACCTGCTAGCAACGCTCAGGGTTACAGCTCTTCCTCCCGGCGGGCCAGAAGTTTCTGGTCGGCCTTGGACAACTCCACGCGGGCGTAGAGGTCCGGGCGGCGTGCCTGAGTAAGCACCAATGACTTCCAACGGCGCCACCGGGCAATCCGGGCGTGGTCGCCGGACTGGAGGGCGGCGGGCACCTCGACCCCTCGGAACACAGGCGGGCGCGTGTACTGCGGGTGCTCCAGCAGGCCTTCCTCGAAGCTCTCGGTGACGGACGAGTCCACGTTGCCGAGCACCCCGGGCACCAGCCGCGCCACCGCGTCCACCACCGTCATCGCGGCCAGCTCACCGCCGGTGAGGACGAAGTCTCCCAGGGACAGCTCACCATCGAGGTGGGCCATCACCCGCTCGTCGACACCCTCATAGCGGCCGCACACCAGGATGAGGCCCGCCTCGTGGCGCACCAGCTCCCGCGCGGTGGCCTGCGTGAAGGCCGGCCCCCGCGGACTCATGAGCAGCGCCCTGGCTCCCGGCAGCCGCCCCTTCGCCGCTTCGATCGCTGAAACCAGCGGCTCGGGCTTCATCACCATGCCGGCGCCACCACCGTAGGGCGCGTCGTCGGTGACGCGGTGCTTGCCCTCGGCGTACTCGCGGATGTCGGTGATGGTGGCGGAGAGGAGACCCTTCTCCTGGGCCTTCCCGAGGATGCTCGCCCCCAGGTAGCCGGACACCATGCCGGGGAACAGCGTGAGGATCTCCACCGGATACGGTGGGCTCATTCCGCGTCCTCCGGGCCTCCACCCGATTCGGCGCCCTTGCGGCCCGTGTCCACGTACTCGGGAGGCTGGATCACGATGCGCCCCGCGGCGATGTCCACCGAGGGCACGAACTCGTCCGCGAAGGGCACCACCAGCTCGTCACGGCCCTGCGCCCGGATGACCAGGTTGGGGACCTCGCCGGTGGCCCAGATCTCCTCCACGCGGCCCAGCGCGTTGCCCGCGGCATCCACCGCCTCGAGCCCCACCAGGTCCCCCTGGAAGAACTCTCCCTCGGCGGGAGGCTCCAGGTCCTCGCGGAAGACGAACACCTTGGCGCCCACGAGCGCCTCCGCGTCGTTGCGCGACGCCACGCCTTCGAGGACCACGATGTCCTCCTTCGGCGTGGGCCGCAGCCCTTCCAGGCGCAGCAACTTCTCCTCGCCCGCGCGCGTCCGCACGAAGATGCGCTCGACGGTGTCGAGCGTCTCGGAGGACGGGTCCAACGCGCGGATGGCCACCTCACCGCGCAAACCATGCGCACGCGCGACGTAGCCCAGTTCGAGGTAGGGGCTGGCCTTCACTGCGTGGAGTCCGGAACGGCCGCCGGTGCGCCTGCCGCATTGCGCCGGTCGTCGAGGATCTCCAGTCGCACCTTCTGCCCGGACTTCTGGGCGGCGGCGTTGAGCAGCGTCCGGAGGGCATTCACGGTGCGCCCATCACGTCCGATGACCTTGCCGACGTCCTCGGCGGAGACCTTCAGCTCATAGAGCCGGGCCCCTTCCGCCTCGGACAAACGCAGGCTGACCTGGTCAGGATGATCGACCAGGGCCCGCGCCAGATAGGTAAGAAGCTGCTCCACGTCCACTATGGCGTGGCTCAGACCGCGGGAGCGGGCTTGGCCTTACCGGCGACCTTGATGAGGTCCGCGACCGTCTCGGACGGCGTCGCGCCAGTCTTCAGCCAGTAGTTGAGGCGCTCCTCGTTGAACTCCACCTTGGGCGGCTCCAGGTTCGGGTCGTACGCACCCACGGCCTCGATGAACTTGCCGTCCCGGGGATTGCGGGAATCGGTGGCGACCACGTGGTAGTACGGCTTCTTCTTGGCGCCCGCGCGGGCAAGACGGAGGACAACGGCCATTGAATGCTCTCCAACGAACAGGAAACGTCTTAGGAAAGGGGTGGCGCTCTTAACGCCGCTCCCGCTGGATTGTCAAGGAAGCTCGGGACCTTATGTCTGAGTCTCGGCCCCGGCTTGCGTCTCGCCGCGATTGGCGAGCTGCCCGCAGGCGCCGGCGATGTCCCGGCCCCGATTCCTGCGGATGTATGCGGCGACATGGCCGTCCGCGAGGATGGCGCGAAACTCCTCCGCGCGCTCCTCGCCAGTGGTGTGGAACCCCAAGCCGGGATTCTCGTTGTAGGGGATCAGGTTCACCTTCACCGGGATGCCCTTGAGCAGTTCGATGAGCCGGTGCGCGTCCTCGTCCGCGTCGTTGAAGCCCTTGATGAGGACGTACTCGAAGGTGATGCGGCGGCCCTGACGCAGCGGGAACGTGCGGCAGGCGTCCAGCAGGGCCGCGATGTTCCACTTGCGGTTGACGGGCATCGTCTTGCTGCGCTGCTCGTCGGTGCTGGCGTTGAGGGAGATGGCCAGCTTGACGTCCGTCTCCTTGCCGAAGCGCTCGATCATCGGCACCAGGCCCACGGTGGAGACCGTGATGTGCCGGTGGCTGAAGTTGGGGCCATCCTGGGACTGGAGGATGGCGAGCGCCGTCTTGAGGTTCTCGAAGTTGTGGAGCGGCTCGCCCATCCCCATGAAGACCAGGTTGGAGAGCGGGCGGAGCGTCTCGTGGCCTTCGTTCTTGCGGACCTCGCGGTTCACCGCGTGGACCTGGGCGACGATCTCGCTGGCGGTGAGGTTGCGCTTGAGCCCCATGGTGCCCGTCATGCAGAAGCTGCAGGCCATGGCGCAACCCACCTGGGTGGACACGCACAGCGTCCGGCGGTCCTCGGCGGGCATGTAGACGGACTCGATGAAGCGCCCGTCCCGCGTCTTCCACCGGTACTTGATGGTGCCGTCGATGCTGCGCTGCTCGAGGTCCTTCACCAGGGGGATGATCTCCGCCCGGGCCCGCAGCTTCTCCCGCAGGGCCTTGGAGAGGTCCGTCATCTCGTCGAACGAGGTGGCACCGCGCTGGTGCAGCCAGCGGTAGAGCTGCGGGGCACGGAAGGCGCGCTCCCCCAGCTCCTCGGTGACGAAGCGCGACAGCGCCTCCAGGGACAGGCTGGCCACGTCCACCAGCTTGGGAGGCGCGGGAGCCGGCAGCGGCTCGGTAACTGGCAGGGAGGTGGCGGAGAGAGTCTCTGACATCGTCGTTGCGCTTAACGGAGGGCCCAGGGGCGTCCCTTCCCACACATGGGCACGGCAAGTCAAAGGAGCCCCTGCTCCCCTGCCCGCCTCGTGGACATTTCCGGGCCCGTCTCCTGGAAGAACAGCGGCCCGGGCCCGCGCCTTCTGATGCGCGGACACCGGGCCTGGAACGGCGGCCCCTTCGAGGGGGCCGGCCGGCTACTTCTGGTACGGGTAGGCGTGGATCTCCGTCTCCCGGAAGAAGTACGCGATCTCGATCTTCGCGTTCTCCAGGCTGTCGGAGCCGTGCACCGTGTTCTTGTCGATGCTGGTCGCGAAGTCCTTGCGGATGGTGCCTTCGGCGGCCTGCGCCGGGTTGGTGGCGCCCATGATGTCCCGGTTGCCCAGGACCGCGTTCTCGCCTTCCAGCACCATCAGGACGACCGGGCCGGAGATCATGAACTGCACCAGGTCCTTGAAGAAGGGCCGGGCCTTGTGGACCGCGTAGAAGCCCTCGGCCTGCTCCTGGGAGAGCTGCTGCAGGCGGATGGCGACCGGCTTCAGCCCCTTCTCCTCGAAGCGGCTGATGATCTTCCCGATGACGCCCTTCTCCAGGCCGTCCGGCTTGATGATGGACAGCGTACGCTCGATGGCCATGTGACTGGCTCCTTCTCGTGTTTGCGTTGGGGTTTAGCGCTTCTTCGGAGCGCCCCGCTTGAGGGCCTCCTGAAGGGTGGTGCCCAGCTCGGCGGGGCTGGCGGCCATCAGGATGCCCGCGGCCTCCATGGCCTTGATCTTCTCGGTCGCCGTGCCCTTGCCACCGGAGATGATGGCGCCGGCGTGGCCCATGCGCTTGCCCGGGGGCGCGGACTGGCCCGCGATGAACCCGGCGATGGGCTTGGTGAACTCGGCGGCCACGTAGGCGGCGCCCTGCTCCTCGGCGTCACCGCCGATTTCGCCAATCATGATGACGGCGTCGGTGTCCGGGTCCGCGTTGAAGAGCTTGAGCACGTCCACGAAGTCCGTGCCGTTGACCGGGTCACCACCGATGCCCACGGCGGTGGACTGGCCCAGGCCCAACTGGGTGAGCTGGTGCACGGCCTCGTAGGTCAGCGTGCCGGAGCGGGACACCACGCCGATGCGGCCCGGCTTGTGGATGTGGCCCGGCATGATGCCGATCTTGCACAGCGCGCCCGGGGTGATGACGCCCGGACAGTTGGGGCCCACCAGCCGGACGCCCGGCTTGCCCTGCAGGTAGCGCTTGGCGCGCACCATGTCGTTGACGGGGATGCCCTCGGTGATGGTGATGATGAGGGACACGCCCGCGTCCGCGGCCTCCATGATGGAGTCAGCGGCGAAGGGGGGCGGCACGAAGACCACGGACGTGTTCGCGCCCGTCGCCTTCACCGCCTCGGCCACCGTGTTGAACACGGGGACCTTGCCCTCGAACGTGGTGCCGCCCTTGCCCGGAGTCACACCGGCGACGAGCTTCGTGCCGTACTCGAGCATCTGCTTCGCGTGGAACGAACCCGCCGAGCCCGTGATGCCCTGGCAGAGGACCTTCGTGTTTTCGTTGACGAGAATGGCCATGGCGTTCTTTCCGGAAAAGAGTGCGCGGGATTACTTCACCGCGGCGACGGCCTTCTCCGCCGCCTGACGCAGGTTGTCCGCCGGGGTGATGGCGAGGCCGGAGTTGCTCAGCAGCTCCTTGCCCTTCTCCACGTTGGTGCCTTCCAGCCGCACCACGAGCGGAACCTTGAGCTGGACCTCCTTCGCCGCGGCGATGATGCCCTCGGCGATGACGTCACACTTCATGATGCCGCCGAAGATGTTGACCAGCACCGCCTTCACGGCCGGGTCCGCCAGGATGAGCTTGAAGGCCGCGGTGACCTTCTCCTTGTTGGCGCCGCCGCCCACGTCCAGGAAGTTGGCCGGGCTGCCGCCCACCAGCTTGATGGTGTCCATGGTGGCCATGGCCAGGCCCGCGCCGTTCACCATGCAGCCGATGTTGCCGTCCAGCGCGATGTAGGCCAGGTCCCACTCCTTGGCCTGGATCTCACGGGGCTCCTCTTCGGCCAGGTCGCGGTACTCCAGCAGGTCCTTGTGCCGGTAGAGCGCGTTCTCGTCGAAGGTCACCTTCGCGTCGAGCGCCACCACGCCGCCATCCTTCAGGATGACCAGCGGGTTGATCTCCACGAGCGAGGCGTCCGTGTCGATGAACATCCGGTACAGCGCCGAGCAGAACTGGGCGAACTTGTTCACCGTGGGGCCCGACAGGCCCAGCCCGAAGGCCAGCTTGCGGCCCTGGAAGTCCTGGAAGCCCACGGCCGGGTCCACCGACTCGCGGAGGATCTTCTCCGGGTGCTTCTCCGCCACTTCCTCAATCTCCACGCCACCCTCGCGGGAGGCCATGAAGGTGATGCGGCTGGAGGCGCGGTCCAGCGTCACGCCCAGGTACAGCTCCTGGCCAATGGCGAGACCTTCTTCGATGTAGACCTTGTGGACCGTCTGGCCTTCCGGCCCGGTCTGGATGGTCTTCAGCTTCATGCCCAGCATCTGCGAGGCGATTTCCTTGGCCTCGGCGGGGCTCTTGGCGAGCTTCACGCCGCCGCCCTTGCCGCGGCCACCCGCGTGAATCTGGGACTTCACGACGACCACGGGAGTGCCGAGCTCCTTCGCCGCGGCCTCCGCTTCGTTGGCGGAAAGAGCAAGGATGCCCTTCGGCGTGGGCACGCCGTACTTCCGGAAGATTTCCTTGCCCTGGTACTCGTGGATCTTCATCGAGGCTCCGGTGGAGACGAGGGGAGACAGCCTGAGAGAGGCGTCAGCGCCGGGCCCTCATTGCGCAGAAAGCGACGGAGTGCAAGACCGTTTGACCCCGGTACACCTGCACCGTCCGACAGGGTGCATGGCAGATAATCAGGAATGTCCGCCAAGATGAGGCCGCCTTCACCTTGGGCCGGCCCGTCTGACGCAAGAACGGGCACGGCCCCGCCCGGCGCCTCGAAAGGACGCCGGCACGGGGCCGCGTGAAACGAGGAAGTCGTGTACCGCCCTACCCCGGACCGCTGCCGTGGGCCTTGGGGGCCTCGTCCTGGAAGAAGATGTCCTTGATGGTGAGCTTGGTCACCTCGCGGTTCATCACCGCGATGGACGTGACGAGCGGAATCTCCTTCGGGCAGACCTTCACGCAGTTCTGCGCCTTGCCGCAGTCCTGCACGCCGCCGGGCCCCATGAGCGAGCGCGTGCGCTCCTCGGAGTTCATCTTGCCCGTGGGGTTCATGTTGAACAGGCGGGCCTGGCTGATGGCCGCGGCGCCCACGAAGTCGTTGTCCTGCGTCACCTGGGGGCACGCCTCCAGGCAGCTTCCGCA
This genomic window from Myxococcus hansupus contains:
- the rsmI gene encoding 16S rRNA (cytidine(1402)-2'-O)-methyltransferase, coding for MAGTLYLVATPIGNLGDVTTRALETLRAVRFIACEDTRHSRVLLDHFGIGGKDLVSLPAFAEGQRAGRILDRIAEGDDCALVTDAGSPAISDPGEKLVAEALERGLNVVPIPGPTALVAALSASGLPTGRFHFLGFVPRKGAERRAMLEEVAQLSATLVLYESPRRLAETLPDLLEVWGDRRACVARELTKLHEEFARGTLSELAARYATEEARGEVVLLVEGRTGETRWSEEELRRALEEGLGRGEKLKALSTELARRAGWAGQDVYRLGLSLKR
- a CDS encoding YraN family protein; translation: MGGAEPRERRAYGDAGEEAAVRFLEAQGWRVRHRNWTCRYGELDVVVEREDLVCFVEVRMRSTATWGDPSHSVSFAKQRRVVKAALRYLFAHELQGRMLRFDVISVVGRGAHATVEHIPGAFDAGM
- a CDS encoding ATP-binding protein; this encodes MQFAEVAVQNVRGFSPAGRFALKSGYLVLKPPSAEMSPLAGLSLALLFADGRGGDAAFVAPGAKSGKAALTLVGVDGVTYRVLRELGGSGTLHRMNASTQQPELVSSDASEISQFLRGQVGLPPRTTFEQVYCLQMGQLPSKRPRKAAAAGAGKLDPKASGKFPSLASASTVQPAEDIPAAEAKLRALEQELVAATEVDGLQFKADGVASQIFDAEQKLTGTQGLKVAIKEAEAAWRAAPTPESLGLPQDIVNRVNRHPKAIARRDDALARLNADRELEEESRPASVPPLTQSAGFWAGLGAGVLFLGLAVGLGISVDRAFRYLALLDIPAFGVAAFIALRYVDDLQKATQHGSKEGRFESREKKILEEYEAEAAPLRMAQKALEVEALDAIAPALERKELLAARVTELQEQLHAIEADPDYIAAATQMKSLKAEQESLNAELTQKGSYVRDIREVEREIGRVKESIVLAKAPPAPAAPGPDGAAAPAEPLEDPSPALLSQAADVFTTDVVSVQGMLKERCVQYLTALTDRRYQGIEWDREGRAFALTAGRRVPVGELPAKDLDLYYLALRMTVVEKASARVKRPFLLEDVFSGMEEVKLPLIARMLKHLGTLTQVLHVTSHPGFAQMSDGPVNV
- the rplS gene encoding 50S ribosomal protein L19, whose product is MRHAAIQHIEAKFLRQDVTTFSTGDSVRVHWKVKEGEKERVQAFEGIVIRKTKGSHRATFTVRKLSFGVGVERVFPLHSPRYEKIEVLSRGDVNRKRLFYLRDLKGKAARVDVLEEPNAKASKKAASAS
- the trmD gene encoding tRNA (guanosine(37)-N1)-methyltransferase TrmD; the protein is MSPPYPVEILTLFPGMVSGYLGASILGKAQEKGLLSATITDIREYAEGKHRVTDDAPYGGGAGMVMKPEPLVSAIEAAKGRLPGARALLMSPRGPAFTQATARELVRHEAGLILVCGRYEGVDERVMAHLDGELSLGDFVLTGGELAAMTVVDAVARLVPGVLGNVDSSVTESFEEGLLEHPQYTRPPVFRGVEVPAALQSGDHARIARWRRWKSLVLTQARRPDLYARVELSKADQKLLARREEEL
- the rimM gene encoding ribosome maturation factor RimM (Essential for efficient processing of 16S rRNA), which encodes MKASPYLELGYVARAHGLRGEVAIRALDPSSETLDTVERIFVRTRAGEEKLLRLEGLRPTPKEDIVVLEGVASRNDAEALVGAKVFVFREDLEPPAEGEFFQGDLVGLEAVDAAGNALGRVEEIWATGEVPNLVIRAQGRDELVVPFADEFVPSVDIAAGRIVIQPPEYVDTGRKGAESGGGPEDAE
- a CDS encoding KH domain-containing protein, whose protein sequence is MDVEQLLTYLARALVDHPDQVSLRLSEAEGARLYELKVSAEDVGKVIGRDGRTVNALRTLLNAAAQKSGQKVRLEILDDRRNAAGAPAAVPDSTQ
- the rpsP gene encoding 30S ribosomal protein S16; its protein translation is MAVVLRLARAGAKKKPYYHVVATDSRNPRDGKFIEAVGAYDPNLEPPKVEFNEERLNYWLKTGATPSETVADLIKVAGKAKPAPAV
- the rlmN gene encoding 23S rRNA (adenine(2503)-C(2))-methyltransferase RlmN, with protein sequence MSETLSATSLPVTEPLPAPAPPKLVDVASLSLEALSRFVTEELGERAFRAPQLYRWLHQRGATSFDEMTDLSKALREKLRARAEIIPLVKDLEQRSIDGTIKYRWKTRDGRFIESVYMPAEDRRTLCVSTQVGCAMACSFCMTGTMGLKRNLTASEIVAQVHAVNREVRKNEGHETLRPLSNLVFMGMGEPLHNFENLKTALAILQSQDGPNFSHRHITVSTVGLVPMIERFGKETDVKLAISLNASTDEQRSKTMPVNRKWNIAALLDACRTFPLRQGRRITFEYVLIKGFNDADEDAHRLIELLKGIPVKVNLIPYNENPGLGFHTTGEERAEEFRAILADGHVAAYIRRNRGRDIAGACGQLANRGETQAGAETQT
- the ndk gene encoding nucleoside-diphosphate kinase, translating into MAIERTLSIIKPDGLEKGVIGKIISRFEEKGLKPVAIRLQQLSQEQAEGFYAVHKARPFFKDLVQFMISGPVVLMVLEGENAVLGNRDIMGATNPAQAAEGTIRKDFATSIDKNTVHGSDSLENAKIEIAYFFRETEIHAYPYQK
- the sucD gene encoding succinate--CoA ligase subunit alpha, with the protein product MAILVNENTKVLCQGITGSAGSFHAKQMLEYGTKLVAGVTPGKGGTTFEGKVPVFNTVAEAVKATGANTSVVFVPPPFAADSIMEAADAGVSLIITITEGIPVNDMVRAKRYLQGKPGVRLVGPNCPGVITPGALCKIGIMPGHIHKPGRIGVVSRSGTLTYEAVHQLTQLGLGQSTAVGIGGDPVNGTDFVDVLKLFNADPDTDAVIMIGEIGGDAEEQGAAYVAAEFTKPIAGFIAGQSAPPGKRMGHAGAIISGGKGTATEKIKAMEAAGILMAASPAELGTTLQEALKRGAPKKR
- the sucC gene encoding ADP-forming succinate--CoA ligase subunit beta — protein: MKIHEYQGKEIFRKYGVPTPKGILALSANEAEAAAKELGTPVVVVKSQIHAGGRGKGGGVKLAKSPAEAKEIASQMLGMKLKTIQTGPEGQTVHKVYIEEGLAIGQELYLGVTLDRASSRITFMASREGGVEIEEVAEKHPEKILRESVDPAVGFQDFQGRKLAFGLGLSGPTVNKFAQFCSALYRMFIDTDASLVEINPLVILKDGGVVALDAKVTFDENALYRHKDLLEYRDLAEEEPREIQAKEWDLAYIALDGNIGCMVNGAGLAMATMDTIKLVGGSPANFLDVGGGANKEKVTAAFKLILADPAVKAVLVNIFGGIMKCDVIAEGIIAAAKEVQLKVPLVVRLEGTNVEKGKELLSNSGLAITPADNLRQAAEKAVAAVK